The genomic window ACACGCTTGCGCCATGAAAGCTGAGGGGGATTGCGATCCCAATCCGTGTCGATTGTCAGGTTACGTACCACGCCGTCGCGCGCGGCGCCGCGCACGGCAGGCCAGTCGCCCGGCTGAAGCGTCAGAGCAGTAGCATGCTCGCCTGCCGGCATTTCCATAGCAGGAATCGGCGAGCTGGCCGCGGCAAGTTCCGCCAGATAAAGATCTTCGGCCTTGGGGGCCCAACGCCAATTGACGTCGGCTTTCAGGTCGCCACTGAGACCGTCCATGCGCAACAAAGTCATGGAACTCCAACTCAGACCGAGAATGGCGACGAGCCCCATGCTACGGACCGCTGTGGATAGATTGCGGCTGACCAACAGCCAGACTGCCCAAGCGGTAAAGACAATCGGCAGGCCAAAAAACAAAACACCGATCGTACCCAAGGTCTTCTGCGACACAGCGACTGCGGCCGCGCCACCGACGAATAAGGCCAGCAAGCCCCACACACGTTCCTTGCGAGTCGCACTGCGCGTCAGCAGCCACCAAATCAAAAACAGCAATGTCAGTAGCGCCGTGTCGATAACGCCCGTGAAAAACTGCGCATAGATCGGCCATTCGATCAGGGCAGGCACGGCATATACGACCCAAAACATGCCAACGAGCGCCAACGCCGGCCAAATTCGGCCACGTGCCGAGGGCACGGCAGACGGCTGTGGAGGACCAACATGCGAATCCGACTCGCTATCCTGCACTTTGCCACTCATGACGATCGCTCCTGTACATTTTTCGCCCAACTGCCGGTTGCCACCTGCCCGGCCTGCGGCCGACGAGCCCCAGTTAGTGCTTCGTACTAGCCACAACCCCCTTGGAGTCGTTTTTCCGAATCCCAGTGAATGCGTCCGTCGTCGATTTCGGCGATCAGTGACCGTACCCAAACAAGTTCGGCCTCGCGCATGGCGCACGCGTATTCGGCTTCCAACAGAGGCACGCGACCGATCTGCGGAACAAGGTTTGTCATCACAGCGCGCAGCGCCACGATGCCGCAATCGAGTTCCCGGGCACGGATCTCCAACTGCGTGCGCGCATCCTCTGGCGCCAGATGCGCTACAAAACTCATAGCGGCCACAAATTGCGACGGTTCGCGCACAGGCTTCGATAGCAACGCGCGCAGCCATTCGAGTGCCTCGACGTCGCCGCACTCGGTTAGACGGTACACGGTGCGCTCGGGGCGGCGTCCTTCGCGGCTGGTTTCGACCTCTTCGATCAGCCCCGCCTTGGCCAACCGTCCGATGGCGTGATACAGCGAGCCCGCTTTGAGCTGTAGAAAATCGTCCTTGTGACGAATGCGAATCAAGCGCTGCATATCGTAAGGATGCCGGGGCCCTTCGCGCAACAGGCAAAGGACCGTCAAGCACCACAAATTGCGGGACGTCTTACTCGTCGCCATATTGGATTGCCCAAACTGATATAATTCATTTGAGATATACAAAGTTAATTATCTGGCGTCAAGGTTTCTCGTCGCGCCGACACCACAGCTCGAGGGGATATACAAGGAGAAGCCTCCAGCCAGGCCGGACCAGCGCCTGGTTACGGCTCGAACACGCGTGCGGCCAAATTCCAGCTAACTTTGCTCGTCGCTGGTGGTTGGCGTCTGGCTGCGAACTAAGGCCAGGGCTTCCTCGAAGTAGCGCTGCAGCATGAGAAAGCGACGCTCGTCGCCACCACGATCCGGGTGCAGCGTCTTGATCCGACGGCGATATTCCTGGGTCAGTTGGCTCTCGCTACAAGGCCAATCGAGCCCAAACACGGCCACGCAGCGCGGCACTTTTGGCTTAGCCCAATCGGGCGTACCCATGTCGCGGTAGACGATCGTCGAGATGACACGCCGCAGCGAGCGCAGGTAGCGGCGAAAATCGGCCACTGCGAAAAAATACCCTAGCGCTGGCAAGGCAATCGCCACGACCAAAAACGCGGCCAGCGCCGCAGCATCAAGCGAATCTGGCCAATTATGTGGAGTCCAGTCATCCATAGTCGGTCCGTTATAGCCGAGCCCATCGCGGGGACAATCTCATCCGTGCGTCACCATTGGTCCACCAGAATGCGTACTTGCAGGTCACGTATACATTATTGCAGATGTTGCCTGCGTACGCGGACCGCGCCCTTTAATGAGGCTTAATAGTCGGCGTCAAACTGATCCCGACGGCTTTCTATCAATGGTCGAAATCTTTGCACGGTGAGCCGGATTCGGGTACGCTATGGGGGTAACTCCCGCCGCGCCCGCAGAGGGTGCATGCCGCTCGAAACGGCCGGTCCTAAATTATTTCACGCCCGCACACCCCTACCAGGAGATTTGCCGTGAACGAAAGTTCAGCCAACGGCCTGTCACGTCGTGAGCTTTTGAAATCTGCCGGAACGCTTGCCGCCGCGACGGGATTGGTGGGCATGGCCGTTCCCAAGGTTCACGCGGCCGAAAGCAACACGATTCAAATCGCCCTGGTAGGTTGCGGCGGACGCGGCACAGGTGCGGCGGCCAACGCCCTGGCCACCAAGAGCGGCCCCACCAAGCTGGTGGCCATGGCAGACGTCTTCCCCGCAAAGCTGGCAAGCAGCCACAAGAACATCACCGAGCAAGCGCCGGATCAGGTCGATGTACCAGAGGATCACAAGTTCATCGGCTTCGATGGTTACAAGAAGGCCATGGACTGCCTACGCCCCGGCGACGTGGTGATCCTGGCCACGCCGCCAGGTTTCCGCTGGCTGCAATTCGCCTACGCCATCGAGAAGGGCTTGAACGTCTTCATGGAGAAGCCGACCACGGTCGACGGCCCCACGACACGCAAGATGCTCGCCCTGGCCGAGGAATCGCAGAAGAAGAATCTCAAAGTCGGCGTCGGCTTGATGTGCCGCCACTGCGAGGCGCGCGGCGAACTCTACGATCGCATCAAGAGCGGCGAGATCGGCGACATTGTGCTACTCCGGGCCTACCGCACGGCTGGCCCGACCGCGCATGCCTTCGCGCTACCCAAGCCGGCCGATTTCTCCAGCGAGCTTCTCTACCAGATTCAGGAGTTCCACGCGTTCCTGTGGGCCAGCGGCGGCGCGTTCAGCGATTTCTTGATCCACAACATCGACGAATGTTGCTGGATGAAGGACGCCTGGCCGGTCGAAGCAAAGGGTTTCGGCGGCCGCCACTACCGCGGCGACTACATCGACCAGAACTTCGACACGTACACGACCGAGTACACATTTGCCGACGGTTCCAAGTTGATGCTCGAAGGACGAACCGTCGAAGGTTGCCAATCCGAATTCGCCAGTTTTGCCCACGGCACCAAGGGTTCGGCGGTGATCTCGACGTCCAGCCACTGGCCGGCCAAGCCGCGCATTTTCCGCGGCCAGAAAATGGACAATAGCGAAGTGGTCTGGAAGTTCGGACCTGAAAAGAACAATCCCTATCAGGCCGAGTGGGATCACCTGATGCTGGCGATCCGCGAGGACAAGCCCTACAACGAGTGCAAGCGGGGGGCCGAGGCCAGCCTGGTCACCTCGATGGGTCGACTGGCATGCCATACCGGCCAGGTGGTCACGTTCGAGCAAATGCTCGCGCACGATCACGAGTTCGCCCCCGAGATCGACAAGTTGACGATGGACTCCCCTGCCCCATTGTTGGCCGGCTCTGACGGCAAATATGCCGTGCCGCAGCCAGGCATCAACAAGACGCGCGAGTATTAAGTCGGACTACGACCTTGTCGCGCCGGTTCCCACGCACCGCGAGACAGCCGTTGGCCGACGCCGATGGATATGGCGCGCGATTTAAGATCATTATTTCAACCCATAATGAGCGGGCCCGGTCTCTCTGCATCGACCGGGTCCGCTTTTTCATGCGCGCACACAAGCGTCTTGCTCGCGCCCTGAAGTGGCGCTACTTGACCATCGCCGCAGCTTGCTCGCGCGCGGCACTGGCGGCTTCCAGCACACGATATAGTTCGTCAGGCTGCAGCGGCTTGGAAATATGTCCGTCCATGCCGGCTTGTTGACAGCGCTGCTCGAATCCTTTGTAGGCGTGCGCGGTGAGCGCAATCACCGGAGTCCGATGTCCGCTAACCACTTCGCGCTCGCGGATGGCGGCCGTGGCGGTCAGGCCGTCCATGTCGTGCATTTCGACATCCATCAGGATTACATCGAATGGCTCGCGCTCCCAGGCAGACAGCGCCTCGCGCCCGGAACTGGCCTTGGTGACCGTATGCCCAAATAGCTCCAGCAGCCCGGCGGCAACCTCTTGATTCACGGGACTATCGTCGGCGATGAGCACACGTAGGGGCCGGCCCGTGCTCGTCCACGAGCGCTCGCCGACCTCGACCGTGCGTTCGTCTTCGGCGCCCAATGAGGCCTTGATCGCCAATTCGAGTTCCTTGCGCTTGACGGGTTTCGTCAAGCATTGGGCAATTTGCATTTCCTCGCAGCGGTTCGCGCAATTGATTTGCCCGGCCGGAGCCAGCACGACGACCGGCGGCAAAGGCAGTGCGGCTTGTTCGATCCAGGATTGAATCAGCGCTAACTCTACCGGATTTGCGGCCGCCAGGTCGACGATGATCACGTCCGGTCGAGCTTCGCTTTCGGCGTCGTCGAAGATCCCCGGCAACGAAGCGTCTTGCGGTCCTAGCGTGGCCATCTGCAAGTCGAACGCGCCCAGCATCTCGCCATAGGTCAGCATCGCATGGCGATTGCTACTGACTAACAGTGCGCGACGCCGCAGCGGATCTTGCCAAATTGCGCCCGTCTCGATTTGCTCGTCAGCAATCGCCCCATTGTCATGCAAAGCCACTTCGAAATGAAACGTGCTCCCCTGGCCGTACTCGCTCTCGACCCAAATATGTCCCCCCATCAGACTCACCAGTTGCGACGAGATGGCCAATCCCAACCCCGTTCCGCCAAAGCGGCGGGTCATGGAATTATCGCTTTGACGGAAGGCCTCGAAAATGCAGTGCTGCTTATCGGGGGGAATCCCAATACCGGTGTCCTGGACGGCAACGTGCAACTCTACGGCGTCGCCGATGCGCTGCTTCACTTCGACGCGAACGAGGACTTCGCCTTCCTCGGTGAACTTGATGGCATTGCCTACCAGGTTCATCACGATCTGTCGCAAACGGCCCGGATCACCGAGCAACGACTCCGGCACATTGCGGTCGACATGACAGGTCAATTCCAGTCCCTTGCGCGAGGCGGTGATCGCCAACAGCCGCGCGGCATCGTCCACGACGTCGCGAATTGCCAAGGGAATGCATTCCAGGTCCAAGCGGCCCGCTTCGATTTTGGAGAAATCCAGAATGTCGTTCAACAATGTCAGCAGCGCCTGTGCCGAATCCTTGACGATCGTCAGATTGTTTCGCTGATGTGACGAAAGCGACGTGTTGAGCGTCAGCTCGGTCATGCCGATCACACCGTTCATGGGAGTGCGGATCTCGTGGCTCATCGCGGCCAGGAACCGGCTCTTAGCATGATTGGCAGATTCGGCCGCATGCTTGGCGACGGTCAACTCGCGCTGCGCCTCGAGCAGCTCCTGAGCGACTCGTTCCAGCTCTTGGTTCGATTCGGCCAACTCGCAGGAACGGGCTTCGGCCGCGGCAGTGCGTTCTTCGACGCGCTGCTCCAGACTTTCATTCAGGTTCTGCAACTGGGTGAAGCCCTCGGCATTTTCCAGTGCCGCGCCTGCGATTGTCGCGATGTAGTCGGCCAGTCGCTCTTCGTCGAAACCAAACAGGTCGCGGACGTGCTCATGAGTGACGTACAAGCAGGCGACCGCGGCGCCGCGCACGTACAGCGGCGTGCAAAGTGCCGAACGCTCGCCGTCGGCGGCGGCACTATCAGTGCTGCGGACGCCGCCACGCTGCTCGACAAACGCCACCGCGCGACGCACGCGGAGCGATTCCTGCATTTTCGTTTCGTCGTAGGCGCCGGGAATGCTGCCGCTGACCGGCTCGAACCGTGACGCGCCTTCGTCTTCAACAATGCGCAGCACCAGGCAATGTTCGGCCCGCAGCAGCCGCAGGGCCGCGGTGCGAGCCTCTTCTTGAATCAAATTGGGGGACAACGCCGACGCAATCCTGCGGCCCCAGTCCAAAACTGCGTCGAAACGATCCGCCAGCGACAACGTCGGCGGGCTGGACGACGCTCCGTCGGCGTGCGGAGCCGTAAAGGCGTTTAGTTCGCCGAGGATCGCCTGGGCTTCGGCCCGGTCGGCTGCCGCACCAAGTTGACCTAATTCCTGCGCCAACTCGGCCTTGGCGAGTAGCGACTGGGCGTATTCAAAACGAGCGGACTGCTTTTTAGCGACTGCCAGGCTTTTGTTGAGCGAGCGCATCGCCCGGCGTTCCGCACCACGCATGGCCTGGATCAATCCCAGCTCGCGCAGGGCATGGGGTAAGTCATTCCGGCACAACCAACAGGCCCGGATCGCTCGACGGGCCGCGGCTTCGGCGCGGCGCAGCAGCGCATTGCGACGCACCGGCGTCTGGTCGCGCAGCGCCACGGCCTGCTGCCTGAGGATCGTCGCCAGCCAAGGCAAACAGGGCAATGTATACGCATTACGTACGCCCGCCGCGTATGCCAGGTCGATTGCCTCTTGGATCAGCTCTTCGGCTTCCATCAGTTGACCGGCCCCCAGCATCTGCAAGGCCTGTGCAAACAATACCTGGGCCTTGCCTTGCACGTCGTGACGCGGCCGTGCCAATTCCTTTTCGAGGATCGACTCCGGCACGGCGCCGGTCGCGCGCACCCACAAATCCAGATTGATGCCCGAGGCCTGCTCGTCGCCCAGTTCGATGCCCGAGCGATAATTCAGCTGCGCCTCTTCCAGGGCGCCGCCCAGATCGCCCAATCGGTACAGCGAAGCGGCAATCTGATAGCGGGCGATGTGGACCTGCCAGTAATCTCCGGTGCGTTCCAGCAGCCGGATGGCTTCGCGGCATTTTTCGATGCACGCCTCGAATTGCGATCCGGCGTACAACACCACGCCATAGTAGTGCAGTGATTGACCTTGGCCCGACCAATCGCCAAAGCGGCGGCGTATATCGAGCGACTTTTGCGCATAGTGGCGCGCGCGGCTCAAATAGCCCACCAGCGTCAAACCCGGCGCGTGCTCCGCGTAAGCCTGGGCCAGTTCGGGCGTAGCTAGATAGCGCTCGGCGAGGTTCATGTTGCGCAGGTGCGCCCACATGACGTGCATCAGGCTTCGACAATACCAACAGCCGTGAGCAAGATTCGACAGCAACTGTAACGTCAGTCGCTCGATCTCGTTGGGCAGCCGATGGGTGCGGTTGACGAACACGCGTGGCAAGCAGGTGTGCAAGAACGTGATGGCGCCCTCTTTGAGAACTTGCGACACCAACACAGCCCAACGGCGCGGAACGAACTTGCCCAATTCGCGCATGGCAGATTCAAAGCAGTCGATCGCTCCTTCCATATCGCCGCGTTTGAATGCCAGCTCGCCCAGCTTGTTACGAATCTGCGCTTTCGAGAAGCTTCCGTTGGCGACCGCCGCCGCAGCTTCGAATTGCTCACCCGCTTCGTCGTAACGGCCGCGTAGCATCAGAACTCCGCCCAATTCCTCAGCCACCCGGTAACGCATGGGAGCATCGGCCGACTCGGCGCCGCGTGCTGCGATGCGATATTGCTGTTCGGCAACTTCCAAAGCGTACTGCGTGCGGGCCTGGGTGGCCGCCTGCAGCGCGTATGGCAACGCAAATCGCGAGTCGCCTGCGGCATCGAAGTGATACGCGATTTCGGTGCTGCGATCGTCATGGTGTGCTTGCAGGTAAGCGGCCGCCTGACCGTGCAGTCGGCGCCGATCTGTAGCGGCCTGTCCGTCGAGCACCGCTGAGCGGATCTTGTCATGTACGAACACGCAGCGCGAGCCGTCGGGCCGCAGCCATACCAACCGGCGCTGCCGAGCCACGTCGAGGGCCATGATCGATTGGCTGGCCGTCTGTTGCGTCAGCTCGGCGGCGACGTCCAATTCGAATTCCTTTCCCAGCACGGCGCCGGTCGATAGCAGACGTAGCGCGTCGGGCGGCAGCATCTCGAGCCGGCGGGCGAGAAACTCAGCCGCACGGCTCGATGATTGCACTTCGTCAAGATTGAGGCTTTCGACGCGCCAGCCATCCACCTCGCGCACCAGTGCCCCCGACTCGACCAACCCCCGCAACACGGCCGACGCCATGAAAGGGCTGCCATCAGCCAAACGAGTCAACGCCGTCACCACTTCCTCGGGAAGCGGCCCCGCCATCGACTCCACCAGATTTCGCACTTCGTGCGGGGCAAAGGGTGAAAGCCGTAGGTGCAGGTCGGGAGCTACGCGGCGCAGCAAATGGTCTTCGGGCACTTCTTCGGTACGGAAGGCAACCACTAACAGCACGTGTCGTCCAGCGGTCTCGGTCTCCGTCTGGCTTTGCCAGCGACGGATCAATCGATACGTCAACTCGTCAGCCCATTGGCAGTCGTCCAGCACCAGCAATACTGGACGCTCGGCAGTCCCCAACGCGTTCAGGAAATTGGCCAAGGCGTGCAGCGTCCGCAGCTCGCCCGCCGCTTCCGGAGCAAAGGCCAGTCCGTCGTCCCCGCCCAGAACGCGGGCCAGACCGGGCAAGGCTGCTCCCACGGCCGGCGCATAGTCGCCCAATCGCTCGCGCACGGCGACCAGCAACTCGGGATCAGAGCTGGCCGCCGACAAGAACCCTTCGACCACACCTGAGAGCAATGAGAAGGGCAGCCGAGCGACTTCGTTCGTGCCTTGCCCCCACAGTGCCCAAAATCCTTGCGAGGCCGCACGATGTGTCGTTTCGGTCAGCAACCTTGTTTTGCCCCCTCCCGACTCGCCTTCCAGCAAAATCAAACCGGCCCGGCCTTGCCGCGCGTGGGCGATCTGCTCGTCGATGCTCACCAGCTCGTGCGTACGAGCCACGAAGGCCGGCTCACTTAATGTCTGGCGCAAATCTTGTGCGCCGATGACGACAGCCGGTTCGATCTCGCCACGGTCCAGCGCCTCGCGAATCGCGTCCAGGTCCGCCAGCACCGCGTCGGCAGACTGGTAACGATCGCGAGGGTCCTTGCGCAACAAACGTTGCACGACTTCGTCCAGGGCACGCGGCACGGCGATGCCCAAGGCACGCAGCTCGGGCACGCAAGCCGTCATATGATCGAACAGAATGGCGCCGAGCGAATTGCCGACGAACGGGGGGCGCCCGGCTAAGCAGTGGAACAAGGTTACGCCGGCCGCGTAGAGGTCAGACGTCTCGGTGACGTCGTGATCGATCGACCCGGCCTGCTCGGGAGACAAATACAGTGCGCCGTTAAGGGCCTGCGAGCGTGTACTAGGCTCGTCCAACTGCAAAGCGGGCGACGGCTCGACATCGACCAGGACAGCGGTCGTGATCGGCATCTCGTCCTTGACGATGACATTACGCGGTCGGACACCACGATGCAGCAAATGGTGCGCGTGCATGTCACGCAAGGCTGAGAAGATGGCCTTGCCGATCAATAACGATTCGGACACGGCCAGTTGCCGCGTCTGCAAGACGGCTTGCAGCGGCTGGCCCGGCACCTGGCCGTACACGACCAGCAGGTCGCTGCCCTCGCGTCCCACGTGGAGAACGGGAGCCACCCAGCGGGACTCGAGTTTTTGCCGATGGCTGGCTTCGTACTCAAGACGCATAAGGGCGGCCGGGTGAACCGAGTCAGCCGCGATCGTTTTGATCACGACCTCGCGTCCATCCTCGAAGTCACTACCGCAATATGTGCGAACTCCCTCCGATTCGCTCAGACATTGGCGCAGATGGTACCGCGAGCCAACGATGTGGCCCGACGGACCTGCAACCCCTGGCGGCACTTCTACGCCTGATAGACCTTCCACGTGCTCTCCAGCCGCGGCGATTGTCCGCGGCGCAACTCATTGCGCCAGCATTCGATACTGCGTTAGCCTGATCCACATGTTCGAGCCGCGCGTCTGGGACCACTCGCGGCAAATCCACCTCCTGAAACGTAGCTTTGCCGCATCACGCTGGCGGTGCTTAGGCGCGCCGTACTCGTCAGTAGCGGGTGGGGTAAATCACCCCCATAGGGCTTATGCCGACTTTGGCGCTTCTAGTGGTTGGGTAATCGAGCGACACCGTACGCCTCGGAGCATAATCCGCAATCCGCAGGCAGGAATGGAAGCGGCTGTCACTGCTACACGGTAGCGCAACGAATTTCCGTGATGACTGGTCGAATCATCGACAAGGACGTCATGCAGGAAGCGCATGCGGATTCCATGCATTACGCGCCGCGCAGAAAACATTGCTGCAATGACACGATCTGGTCGAGCGTTGCATGACAGGGCATGCACGATCGCTGAAGTCGCGCAACAACCCTTTGGCAGCCACATGAGGGACAATCCGTATGGCCGGCAGAGGGGGAATCGCGCGGCGCGGCGCGATTGCTTCGCAACGCCGCGCTGTTGTTGTCACCGATGGCGAAGCGAGCACGCAAAGTTTGCCTGAGCGGTATGGGCCGAACACACTAGTCAACAATTCGTGAACTTTGTTGCATTCGACACATTTTTTTTCTTGCAACGCATTGGTGGATTAGTAATAACCGAACTCCGTGCTCAGTGACGCTCGTCATTGAGGACTGCAAGCCCGGAGCACTTCCATGTCCATTCTGATCGGCGCGCGCTGGATTGGCGCTAACCGTGACAGAGCAGATGGACGAGCCGCTTACGAGTGCGCCGGAGCGACGCGTCGCCCCCTCTTCTACACACGGCGTCTATGAGCTCATCTGGGCAAGGGATTTTGTCATGGAACACGCAATCAGCCAGTTCTTCGCGGAACACGTCTCAAGGTTCACTCAAGCACTCGAAGACTTCGACCGGCATATCGACCGGCAAGCCGAGCCAGACTCGGACGCGATCGTGGCCGAGTTAACGCGTTCAATTAACGCTTCGCTGGCCGACTGCACGGCGCTCGAGGTGCAACTGGCCGGCAGCGACCCAAAAATCCTGAAGGAAGCGCAGGCAAGGTATCGCGAGGCCATCTGGCCATGGTTTGGTCTGAGCTGGTTTATGAATCATGCCCTCAGCAAGCCGCGCGGCTATCCGGGCGATTACCACATGCTGACGTCTATCTACGAGGCTCGGCCCAGAAGTCGCGGTCTGGGGGGCTATTTGGACCGCTATTTCCTCAATACGCAGCTCGGGCGGGCCGTTGTCGGACGCCTGCGACTGGCCCGCGAATTCCTACTGGCCGAAGTGGCCCGCTACGAGGGAGATTTTGCGGTTCTCAACGTCGCCTGTGGCCCTTGCCGCGAATATTTGGGTGGCTTGGGAAAAACCGAACACGGTCAGACCACGATTACCCTGGTCGACAACGATCCGCTGGCTCTGGATTACGTGCAAGCCAACGTCGCGCCGGGGCTGATCGGCAGCGCGAAGCTTAATTTCGTTCGCTACAACGCCCTCCGCATGACCTCAGCCGTGGTCAATGTCGAGAGGTTCGGACGCAGCGATTTGATCTACAGCGTCGGGCTATGCGACTACATTCCGGACAAGTACCTAATTCCGATGTTGCAAGGCTGGCGCGGATCGCTCAGCCCAGGCGGAACCGTGTACGTCGCGTTCAAGGATTCGCGACGGTACACCACACCGGAGTATCAATGGCTGGTCGACTGGTTCTTCCTGCAACGCACCGAGGAAGAGTGCCGCAATCTCTTTGTCGCGGCCGGATACGACATGGACGAATTGGAGATGGTCCGTGACGAGACGGGCATCATCATCAACTTTATCGCGCGCAGCAAGGTGCCGGCGTTTGTCCGCGTCGACGTGCCCGCCGCGCTTCCGCTACCTCAGCACGGCAACGTACCAGCGCACTCGGAAGAACCACACGGATCGTAGACGCCAGCGAGTACTTATCGTTGACGGCCGGCAAACACGATGAACCTCAAGGAGCGTGTCCGACGTTAGGGCACGCTCCTTTTTCATGCGCGTCGAGACGACCGCCGGCGATCGCTAGAACGGGCGAATCAAGCCTATGAACAGCGCGTCGACCTGGGTCCTGATCGTGCTGTTGCTGAAATCTCCTCCCACCAATTGGCTCGTGCCGATGTTTTGTGGAGCAGAAAAGGCGTGTGCCCAACCCACGTCGACGTTCCACTCCTTCCACCCAAAACCGTATCCAACTGTAAAGGTATTAGTCAGCGTCGCTGGCAAGAAGGGCGTCAGCGTTCCGGTGGGAACGGGATTCGGATGATAGACATAGCCGATCCGGAAAGTGCCGCCGACATCCAGGATCTGCTCGTACCCCAGACGCATAGAGACGCTGCTGGCCCAATTCAGCGGCAACGTTTCATTGATGGCTGGTGGAAATGCCACGTTCGAAGCGTTCTGCAGCGTGACACCCAGATTCTTAAAAGACTGTGCCCAATCGAACCAGATCACGTCCGCAGAAACCGTGCGATGGGGGCACAGTTTGCGGCGCACGCCCAAAGCCACCGTTTGCGGCCAACTGATCGCCACAGTTGAGTTGTAGGTGCTAATCCCCCCGCCCAGCGCGGCCGGTAGATTCACCTGGGCCGTGCCGTGCAAATTGAAGTTGCTGGCGCTTTGGTACGTACATCCGATCGTGGTGTCTTCAGTCAACAAATATTGCATGCCCGCCGACCATACCTGCGTGGCACCCGCGCCGTGGATATCGAGCAAAATCGGCGTGCCTGCCAGGGGCGCACTTTGCAGAAAATAGGGACCGTTCAGCGAGGCATAGCTGACGCCCACGCCAAACGTGCCGCCGATCGAAAGGCGGTCCGTCACCTTGTAAGAAATACCGGGCAGAATCTTGGTGAGCGTGCCGAACGAATCGTAGGAACGCGTTCCTGGAAAGAACGTGTTTCCGTTCATGTTATAGTTGGTCGAGAATCCGGCCGGCGTGAACATGCCGATGCCGATCGCGAAATCACCATCGGCGCTGCGGCGGATGTACGACAGTTGCGGCAACGGGGTGAAACCCTGGCTGACCGCGCTCTTGACCGCGCTCGTATAACGGAAGTTCGTTTGCAGTCCAACCAGGTCGGCCTCGAATAGCCCGTCCCCTTCGACGTTACTCATGGCGGCGGGGTTGTCGAACAGGATGGCGCCGTTGTCGGCGTATCCCTGGTTCGTTCCACCGCGTGACAGAGAGCGCGGCGACACACCGTCCAGGAACAGGCCATCGGACCAGGCCGTGGCTGCCATCATTAGCCAGGCGACCACCGCCACACAGGGCATCCATGTCCGCCGCATGGGACGCAGTCCTTTGCGCAAGGGAGAGTGATTCTCTCCGTAGCATCGGCGCGCCGTCGGCGCATTGCGGATTCGGCCACGTCAAAAACCCGCCTAATGCCCGAGTCCACTGCCGGTCGTGCGGCCTGGAGAAACTTTGCGGGCGTCGCGATAGGCGAGGTCGTGCGTAGCTGATGTACGCCGCTATCGCTCTGTCGCCACTGGCGTGATTTCGGACGATAAGCCTACGCCGACACTTGCCAGCATCCCGCCAGACGTAAAAGGAGTGGTGTCGCGAAGCTGTGCCGCGACCTCGATGAATTCCTGCTCGCGCAGCAAAAACGCCTGCACGACGTCGGGATCGAACTGCGTGCCGTTTCCTTCCAGGATAATGGCCCGGGCCTTTGCATGATCGAACGCCGGCTTATAGACGCGTTTGCTCGTCAGTGCGTCGTAAACGTCTGCCAGAGCCACGATGCGGCCGCAAAGCGGAATCTGGTCCCCTTTCAGCCCGCATGGATAACCTCGACCGTCGAATCGCTCGTGATGGGTGATGGCAATGTCGCGCGCCATCCGCAGAAATTGCGCGTCGGGGCGCGCCGTGGCCACGGATTGCAGCGTCTCGCCGCCCAAGATTGTGTGCCGCTGCATAATGG from Pirellulales bacterium includes these protein-coding regions:
- a CDS encoding PQQ-binding-like beta-propeller repeat protein; this translates as MSGKVQDSESDSHVGPPQPSAVPSARGRIWPALALVGMFWVVYAVPALIEWPIYAQFFTGVIDTALLTLLFLIWWLLTRSATRKERVWGLLALFVGGAAAVAVSQKTLGTIGVLFFGLPIVFTAWAVWLLVSRNLSTAVRSMGLVAILGLSWSSMTLLRMDGLSGDLKADVNWRWAPKAEDLYLAELAAASSPIPAMEMPAGEHATALTLQPGDWPAVRGAARDGVVRNLTIDTDWDRNPPQLSWRKRVGPAWSSLAIIGERLFTQEQRGEQEAVVCLDTNTGHELWAHEDAVRFWDGQAGAGPRATPTFVDGKLYTLGATGLLNCLDAASGKMLWQRDIVADTKAPLPMWGFASSPLVVDDVVIVFAGGSESKGLVAYRAASGEPQWTAATGPISYGSPQPVQVGGETQILFLSDFGLVAVRPETGEVCWQHEAVNNSIWRATQPRLLGDASVLFGSEDLGLVRLDLSSSASIWSAA
- a CDS encoding J domain-containing protein gives rise to the protein MDDWTPHNWPDSLDAAALAAFLVVAIALPALGYFFAVADFRRYLRSLRRVISTIVYRDMGTPDWAKPKVPRCVAVFGLDWPCSESQLTQEYRRRIKTLHPDRGGDERRFLMLQRYFEEALALVRSQTPTTSDEQS
- a CDS encoding PadR family transcriptional regulator; translation: MATSKTSRNLWCLTVLCLLREGPRHPYDMQRLIRIRHKDDFLQLKAGSLYHAIGRLAKAGLIEEVETSREGRRPERTVYRLTECGDVEALEWLRALLSKPVREPSQFVAAMSFVAHLAPEDARTQLEIRARELDCGIVALRAVMTNLVPQIGRVPLLEAEYACAMREAELVWVRSLIAEIDDGRIHWDSEKRLQGGCG
- a CDS encoding Gfo/Idh/MocA family oxidoreductase gives rise to the protein MNESSANGLSRRELLKSAGTLAAATGLVGMAVPKVHAAESNTIQIALVGCGGRGTGAAANALATKSGPTKLVAMADVFPAKLASSHKNITEQAPDQVDVPEDHKFIGFDGYKKAMDCLRPGDVVILATPPGFRWLQFAYAIEKGLNVFMEKPTTVDGPTTRKMLALAEESQKKNLKVGVGLMCRHCEARGELYDRIKSGEIGDIVLLRAYRTAGPTAHAFALPKPADFSSELLYQIQEFHAFLWASGGAFSDFLIHNIDECCWMKDAWPVEAKGFGGRHYRGDYIDQNFDTYTTEYTFADGSKLMLEGRTVEGCQSEFASFAHGTKGSAVISTSSHWPAKPRIFRGQKMDNSEVVWKFGPEKNNPYQAEWDHLMLAIREDKPYNECKRGAEASLVTSMGRLACHTGQVVTFEQMLAHDHEFAPEIDKLTMDSPAPLLAGSDGKYAVPQPGINKTREY